A single Bufo bufo chromosome 6, aBufBuf1.1, whole genome shotgun sequence DNA region contains:
- the LOC121005317 gene encoding E3 ubiquitin-protein ligase TRIM8-like, which yields MEIFKDPVTLPCGHSFCRDCITKTFDHQDKDDLRCPECQQRLSRRPGLNRNFRLSNIAEACTQSEQEETGIFCTFCDLPVPADKSCLQCETSMCNRHLTRHNMRTSEHTLLPPSTDLKNRKCPTHKKIFEFYCMEDSACICVSCRLDGDHKGHKVEILDKAADHKKKNLKFRQETLRSMQEKMNQKIQSLQSCSIRLLKKAAVLSKRVTDQFQNIRKELGILEQKVLSEILRQEKIMSVSSTHLIQQLETKNNELSKMIGDMETLMRTTDPLTVLEFKKDDYISDTNSCEEDTEIQELRGPGDLQTDTNLKLLFKDAYNIVKNVENGIFRYEPTDITLDLTTAGNNLHISEDLCKAHVTDQSYPETPDSFENPMVLSIEKFNSGNYYWEVDIGESGEWRVGVSYSSIARRGRESLIGDNDKSWCLRRYCNQIYARHDCKDVCIPNSASCERLRIYLD from the coding sequence ATGGAAATCTTTAAAGACCCTGTAACGCTGCCGTGTGGACACAGCTTCTGTCGGGATTGTATCACCAAAACATTTGACCATCAGGATAAAGATGACCTCAGATGTCCTGAATGCCAGCAGAGGTTAAGTCGAAGACCTGGACTGAATAGAAACTTTCGGCTAAGTAACATAGCGGAGGCCTGTACTCAATCTGAACAGGAGGAGACCGGGATCTTCTGCACCTTCTGTGACTTGCCAGTTCCTGCAGACAAATCCTGTTTGCAGTGTGAAACCTCCATGTGCAATAGACATCTGACAAGACACAACATGAGGACATCGGAGCACACTTTATTACCCCCGAGCACTGACCTGAAGAACAGAAAGTGTCCTACTCACAAGAAGATCTTTGAGTTTTACTGCATGGAGGACAGTGCTTGTATCTGTGTGTCCTGCAGGTTGGATGGAGATCATAAGGGACACAAAGTGGAGATACTTGATAAAGCTGCAGACCACAAGAAGAAGAACCTGAAATTTAGACAAGAGACACTGAGATCAATGCAAGAGAAAATGAACCAGAAAATCCAGAGTCTGCAGAGTTGTAGCATCAGACTTCTTAAAAAAGCTGCAGTTTTGTCAAAAAGAGTCACTGATCAATTTCAGAATATAAGGAAAGAACTTGGGATTCTAGAACAGAAAGTCCTGAGCGAGATCCTCAGACAGGAGAAGATAATGTCAGTCTCCAGTACTCATCTGATCCAACAGCTGGAAACAAAGAATAACGAGCTGTCCAAGATGATCGGCGACATGGAGACACTGATGAGGACAACCGATCCACTCACTGTCCTAGAATTCAAGAAGGATGATTATATCTCTGACACCAACAGTTGTGAAGAGGACACAGAAATCCAGGAACTCCGAGGTCCAGGAGATCTACAAACAGACACAAACCTAAAATTGTTATTCAAAGATGCTTATAATATCGTAAAAAATGTAGAGAACGGGATCTTTAGGTATGAGCCCACAGACATAACACTTGACCTAACAACAGCCGGTAATAATTTACACATCTCTGAGGACTTATGTAAAGCACATGTTACAGACCAGAGCTACCCCGAGACACCGGACAGCTTTGAGAATCCTAtggttctaagtatagaaaaatttAACTCTGGAAATTATTACTGGGAGGTGGACATTGGTGAGTCGGGGGAGTGGAGGGTTGGTGTAAGCTACTCCAGCATAGCCAGGAGAGGACGAGAGTCCTTGATAGGAGACAATGACAAGTCCTGGTGTTTGCGCAGGTATTGTAATCAAATCTATGCAAGACATGACTGTAAAGACGTCTGTATACCAAACAGTGCATCATGTGAGAGACTGCGAATATATCTGGACTAG